A stretch of the Bacillus sp. B-jedd genome encodes the following:
- a CDS encoding helix-turn-helix domain-containing protein, producing MKVLLAERDGNERIGIEWLMRTYSLPVNEVLAAGTLPETLSILERVVPDILYIELDMIPAESWPQVQRYCKSFCKKVVAVTVEATFARARQAIDLQCADLLVKPLEPAKVKLAMQRAISMAGNQPAGDSALPLFDQGFTYRSLFLQEELAPGQAGMILLQTEDQRKNAELVAFLNRYPFLEQPAIFPLSNLVVCAFENPGRSLEEEAKKLLRDWDGGEAGPLAAVVIPANADEESLHDMYQTARRLLEFTFFIGYDQVIKKSLAGGWRAFDPFLTPREQREWIELLNRFDRKGIKKWLHEDFLHMEPPYPNPEMLRTRLTSILAQARRFMKTFHLDGPELEEAYMKVFSDILYNPVLYRIVQNFLLFLYELVDMAAQAEALSKKDVIERGVHYVEEHFADPDLTLEKVTNAIGISYAYYSHILMKKYGMTFRQLLNETRVKEAKKLLAKSQLSVKEIAAETGFRNANYFARIFKKQTGMAPREYRAFNGKEVVLRK from the coding sequence ATGAAGGTTTTGCTGGCGGAGCGTGATGGGAATGAGCGGATTGGGATTGAGTGGTTGATGCGGACGTATTCGCTGCCTGTGAACGAGGTGTTGGCGGCTGGTACTTTGCCGGAGACACTATCGATATTGGAACGGGTTGTGCCGGATATTTTGTATATTGAACTGGATATGATCCCGGCTGAGAGTTGGCCGCAGGTTCAGCGATATTGCAAGAGCTTTTGCAAGAAAGTTGTAGCGGTGACGGTCGAGGCAACGTTTGCGAGGGCACGGCAGGCGATTGATCTTCAGTGTGCGGATCTGCTCGTAAAACCTCTTGAGCCTGCAAAAGTGAAGCTTGCGATGCAGAGAGCGATTTCGATGGCGGGAAATCAGCCAGCAGGGGATTCGGCGCTGCCGTTGTTTGATCAGGGTTTTACCTACCGGTCGCTATTTTTGCAGGAGGAGCTGGCGCCCGGGCAGGCGGGAATGATTCTGCTACAGACGGAGGATCAGCGGAAAAACGCGGAACTGGTTGCCTTTTTAAACCGGTATCCCTTTCTGGAACAGCCTGCTATTTTCCCGTTATCCAATCTGGTGGTCTGTGCATTCGAAAATCCGGGCCGCTCGTTGGAGGAGGAAGCGAAAAAGCTCCTTCGTGATTGGGATGGCGGGGAGGCGGGGCCTTTGGCTGCTGTTGTGATTCCAGCAAATGCGGATGAGGAAAGCCTACATGATATGTACCAAACGGCAAGGCGGCTGCTGGAGTTTACCTTTTTCATTGGTTACGATCAGGTAATTAAGAAGTCGCTTGCGGGAGGCTGGCGCGCGTTTGATCCTTTCCTGACGCCGAGGGAGCAGCGTGAGTGGATTGAACTGCTGAACCGGTTTGACCGAAAGGGGATCAAGAAGTGGCTGCATGAAGATTTCTTGCATATGGAACCCCCTTATCCAAATCCGGAGATGCTTCGGACAAGGCTGACGAGCATTCTCGCGCAGGCGAGGCGGTTTATGAAGACATTTCACCTCGATGGGCCGGAGCTGGAAGAAGCCTACATGAAGGTTTTTTCGGATATTCTTTATAACCCGGTCCTTTACCGGATCGTCCAGAATTTCCTTCTGTTTTTATATGAACTGGTGGACATGGCAGCACAAGCGGAGGCTCTTTCAAAAAAGGATGTCATCGAACGTGGGGTCCATTATGTTGAGGAGCATTTTGCCGACCCGGATTTGACACTTGAAAAGGTGACGAATGCGATTGGAATAAGCTATGCGTATTACAGCCATATTTTGATGAAGAAATATGGGATGACCTTCCGGCAGCTTCTGAATGAAACAAGAGTAAAGGAAGCGAAAAAGCTTTTGGCAAAATCACAGCTTTCGGTGAAAGAAATCGCCGCTGAAACCGGATTCCGCAATGCGAATTATTTTGCCAGGATCTTTAAAAAACAGACAGGAATGGCTCCACGTGAATATCGGGCCTTCAATGGAAAAGAAGTAGTTCTGCGAAAATAA
- a CDS encoding LysM peptidoglycan-binding domain-containing protein → MGVHVVTAGESLWSISVRYGVSLNTLVTVNGLVSAAKIVPGLALYIPEQTLPTRSYRVRTGDLLWRVAQRFNTTIPRIVAANPGLNPNRLQIGQILAIPSPNKLAIETLGFLVPSGTAADLAVIESLANQLTYLAIVNYSFTDEGFAFAESDDSALNSRSQELNIVPLLMIRNFTSTGFSAELAGSVLGNPTFRQNLVASIANLATSRGFGGVSLDLEFIPPERRTDFTVFLQALKRQLGGLILNVNVHAKTEDLPTNKIVGAYDYAAIGNAADLMALMTIDFGYPGGPPAPVSPINWAEQVVRYALTVVNPRKLLIAMPLYGYDKVVATNATKGISVLAAQNQAITTGASIRFDKTAQSPWYPYWAGADEHIVWFEDIRSYIQKYNLLDRYNLAGTTYWQISLPAPQNWAYLASEITVIKRGI, encoded by the coding sequence CATGTTGTGACGGCGGGAGAGAGTTTGTGGTCGATTTCCGTCAGGTATGGAGTTTCACTTAATACGCTTGTTACCGTGAATGGATTGGTATCGGCAGCCAAGATTGTTCCGGGGCTGGCGCTTTATATTCCGGAGCAGACGCTGCCGACCCGGTCTTACCGAGTGAGGACCGGTGATTTGCTTTGGAGGGTTGCTCAGCGATTTAATACGACAATTCCGCGAATAGTGGCTGCCAATCCAGGTCTCAATCCCAATCGGCTGCAAATTGGCCAAATCCTCGCTATCCCCTCACCGAATAAACTGGCCATCGAGACGCTGGGCTTCCTCGTTCCCTCGGGAACTGCGGCGGACCTGGCTGTTATTGAATCATTGGCCAATCAACTAACCTATCTCGCGATTGTGAACTATTCCTTTACAGATGAGGGCTTTGCTTTTGCGGAGAGCGATGACTCAGCTCTTAATTCGAGAAGCCAGGAATTAAACATTGTCCCGTTATTAATGATTCGGAACTTCACTTCGACCGGGTTTAGCGCCGAGTTGGCTGGAAGTGTTCTTGGAAATCCAACCTTCCGGCAAAACTTAGTGGCGAGCATTGCCAATCTGGCGACTAGTAGAGGGTTTGGGGGAGTCAGTCTCGACCTGGAGTTTATTCCTCCGGAAAGGCGAACTGATTTTACTGTATTTTTGCAGGCATTGAAAAGGCAATTGGGCGGTTTGATTCTGAATGTGAATGTCCATGCGAAAACCGAAGATTTGCCGACAAACAAGATTGTGGGTGCGTATGATTATGCTGCGATTGGAAACGCAGCAGATTTGATGGCATTGATGACGATTGATTTCGGTTATCCTGGCGGCCCGCCTGCCCCGGTTTCGCCGATCAATTGGGCCGAGCAGGTGGTCAGGTATGCGCTGACGGTTGTGAATCCACGTAAATTGTTGATAGCGATGCCATTGTATGGCTACGACAAGGTTGTGGCAACAAACGCCACCAAGGGAATCTCGGTCCTTGCCGCACAAAATCAAGCTATCACAACAGGTGCTTCCATTCGTTTCGACAAAACCGCGCAATCCCCATGGTACCCCTATTGGGCGGGTGCCGATGAACATATCGTCTGGTTTGAAGACATCCGCAGCTACATTCAAAAATACAACCTTCTCGACCGCTACAACCTCGCGGGCACAACTTACTGGCAAATCAGCCTCCCAGCCCCGCAGAATTGGGCATACCTCGCCAGCGAAATCACCGTCATAAAAAGAGGAATCTGA